The nucleotide sequence TCGCCATGAGATGGTGGCAGACCGTGATTATGATTATGTAAAGGTCGGAAGACAAACACAATATGGTTGGTTACCTAAGTGACCCTCCTATGGGCGCCCATTCATTTTGTTAATGCTTTCGCAATCAGCCTCCGATCAGTAAACTCAACAGATAGCTAGTATGATGCTGAATTAGCCCCCTCATTTGCAAATGTTGTAAACTTTACAAAGTGTCCCTCATGTTTGCACAAGTTTTATGTGGGTCATTCCAAGCCAAATTTTTTACATGCCCAGGTGACAATTTCCTGTTTTTTTGCAGAATTGGAACTCCCTCTAattagttgataattaatgaccaattaaaacatttatgtcaaagtacatttttttcactatctaagcggagtgccaacacaggttggcgcagatcgtacagacatttttggagtaaagatactccctagatcgccggaaatgaccctttccgtgccttgctaatttgcagataaacgaagaataaataggtgtcatcgccattttgtcaggaAATTAccccaacaaaatgtgacaaatgtcaataggtatttgagagcgcaataaaaaagttaataatcgcCAATAATtagaaagtggtaaaaagctgaaaagggcgccagcagtccatttgagtccgtcaggggggggggggcatccgcccctctggctgtatggacgctccgccactgggtgaCTCTCAAAAAAGTGCAAATGCACAGAGTGTATGACAAATTTCTCATATAGATGAGTGTCACTAACTTCTGCATGCAATGTATATAGATTCAAGATTGAGGTGAAAGTGGGAGAAAGAAGTCAGTGTTAACCAGGGTGTGCATGCTATAAATAGCTATTCAGCAGTACTGCTGAATAGCTATGAGAGCATTTACTGGTAATAGTTCTTAAATATCTAATGTCAAGATACATAGATACTGTACAGAGGCACACCCTTGGTTAGTATATCAACTATGAAACATGTATAAAagtaatacacacaaacactgtGAAGTTAGAACCATCTGGTAACTGTCCACCAACACATAAAACTATGAACACATGTGGTTTCAAAATTAACTTTTCTTCCACATAATGATACCTCCAACCTACCACGAAAGGTAATGAACCTAAAGCAAATGtagaacaaattacatcaaaacaataacatgcatACTACAGCAGTAACAAAATACTAACAATTGCAATAACAGTTCTCGATGACTCTCTGACAATCTTCCTTCCAAAAATGATTTATTATTTAACTCAAAACTGGTTGAACACTTGTAATAAATATGTTGGATATCGAACGGAAACCTCATGGTCAGAGGGAGGTAAGAATAAATGGCATAActacaaagaaacaattttgTACACATGCAATCAAATAGTTCGTAGCTAGTACAGTAGTTCCATATATGTCCATGGTTAATTTGCCTAATAGTGCATGGAACAGGCATGGTGTTATGAAGTTTGTTTGCCTTGATCTCCGGTCACCTTGGTCACCCGAGTGTTCACACTCTGGAACTGATATCCTCCAGAACAGGGGACCAACATGTCGCAGTCTGACCCTGAGTAGGATAGTATTTACACTAGGATGTTGATCTCGAGCAGGGGATATGAATCGGTCGGATCCCCTCTGTGTGTTTACTAATGTGAATAAGGCTTTTAGATGAAAGTGTTATATCAATGTAGACAATAGCATACTGAACATGTGGTACAATACCATGTCATTTCTTTGATATCTTGCCAAGTGCTAACCAATAACACAAATATATGTTAGTTGACACTGTAGTATGCAGCGGTTGCATACCACTACATTTATGCTAATAAAACAACCACAAAACTACCTAAAGTCattgtaaatgaataaatgggtTTGATTATTAAATTCAGAGGTAATGTAGTGATAAACATGCTAAAATACATTGTTTATCTGAACAAAAATAATGTGACGGACGTACGCGTGACGGACGTACGTGACGGACGTACGTGACGGACGTACGAAAATACGTACGTCTGTCACAGCAAtttctgaaaaaataaaatccaaGGGATTAAAGGCACATTATGTAGCTATTGAGTGTTCAAAATGTGCATTGAATTGTAGATGTCTTTACATCTGGGTACTTCCTTCTGTATGAATTtttaaaaatgtgatttttctgtgacggacgtacacatgacaatttacatttgtaaaaaaatgttattctcagaaaactgaagatCCCTGTAACTTTATCTGTTTGTAAATtgaatctatatattatatcacttTAGCAAATCCAAGAATATTTATTCCTCTAGAGATACACAGGCAAAAATAGGCATTTTGTTTTGGGGTGATTTTTGTGAAgcaaattttgagattttttcGGTTGACTAATACACACCTTAATCTGCCTGAAAACAATGTGTTCTATGAAACTTAGCTACATATTATGAAACTCCATAGTTTTAGCTTTCATCTGATACCGTACATGTAATGATTCaacgtttttttaatttttggtgaaaaggtTTACTAGTTTACGGAACTGCCCAActgcataaataatataaaacgtTTCCCAACAGGCGAGGAATTTTACACCTTCGTAATGGCCAGCCTAGGGCAACACATGCCAGCTGCAACACATTATAGGCCTTTTCACCTtactgttcctagacagcaggaatttccacctcctgaacccacaaactctcaagagactTGGCACTCTATAGCTATCCATAAAGGCTAAGATTAAAAGGACAAGCTCTGAGACAACTCTGTAGTGACAACAGTAACAATTATgttcaagatacaaaatacaaatacgtaTACTCTCTTTACACTGCGAGCAGTATAATACTCAAACTACAGGTACAATAATCATCTCTCAATACAACTGAACTgtcagtacagtacaatacacgtAACTGTTAATAACTCTCTGTATATAAACTCAAGGTActgtaacactacagtataaaaGTACGCAATATTACTAGCACCCATGTgcttaacaataaacaatacgCACTCTATAAACCCataggaccaaggtccaaaaCACAACCTATCATGTACTTTGTACGGTCAAGTACAACCTAGCCACACTTAAAATCTGATTCTTTAAATTAACAATATGGGTACGTACGGCAGTaaacaatacaatatttatgacTTAATATCTTACTAAAAGTGATGTCGGCTCGCTCGCggtaaagaagaagaaaaagactaCGCTCGCGGATAACAAGAACTCTCCACTCTCGCGGACATCAAGACTCCATCAGCGCTAGCTTGCTATACAGTATGTTGGTATGATCCGCCTTCTTGGAAACCAGTGGCTTCGAGCCAGAAGCCGAACCATCCaaaaacctgaggcatcctgcctctgaGAAGGGTGACATCTCCTCACGGACTTCAGATAGTGAAGATATTGGTAAATCTGGGCTATTGAAGACCCAAGATTAAGTAAAAATTACGGAAATACAAAGGGATAACGAGGCGAGCCCCGGAGCTCTGCAGGGACGATGTTCGCCATACAACAACGTATACAGAAACTGAACAATACACGTGGACAACGCTAAAAACTCACTGTTACGAACtattacataatacatgcaAATACAACGGGTGcacacaacaaaatttcactttactaCATTTCTAGTCAATTTTTAGCGATACCAACGGACCTTAATTGATGGCCAAATGACTCCTGCTTAGAGTGTTTCCTCTCTGGTGACTGACAAATTTAAAACATCAAATATTGAGCAAATATTTGCCTGAAATGCTTAATGCTATGCACATTGCACTACAGTGTACACTTAGTATACCTTAGAAGGGTAACTCTGACCCACTCGAAAAAAATTTGTCCCCAAATTTTTGGGAAAGTTTTATTTTGACAGTTTCCAATCAGAATCAGACATACTAAGGACTACCTATTCCCATGCTATATGCTATGTATCTGTGATTGAAGTTAACCACCCTGCCCGGCTGCCCTAAAGAATTGCTTTATTTTTCGAGCCGGAAATTAAAATCTTGCAAAATTTTAACTCCATTACCCAGATGGTGTGTATTTACTTACAGGAAGTTTTATGTCCTGCAAGGTTTGTCAATTTATTCACAACAAAGTAAATCATAAACTAGTTACTTTGatgtatgtacatacagtagttttctataaattaagtatttttttatataaaaatacaCACAATTGTGGGCCAAAGTTACCCTACTTAATGCACAAATGTTAATTACATTATTTCTACATACACACATGCTATCATAAAAAATGATATCCTAATATACAGTGGCACCAGGCTTCCCACAAGCTTAATTCAGCCTTGCCCATGGGGTAACTTTGCCCACCTCAAGATAAAAAACTGgttaaatcaagaaaaaatgtcaataaaaactgaaataaaaaagcCGCCAAAGCATTTCGTCCTATGGCATATAGGTAATTACTAATGAGGCTATCATGACATCTCTCTGGAGAGGAATTTTGTGTAACTTTGGGGTAATTTGAGTTTTGAGACTGATGCCCCAGCATTTAGATCCAAACTGCACTTTATAGTACACTGTATGTATAGGCAAAATCGCCCTCCTGTACCTCTTGGGAGGGCTATTTTTGTCTCAGGGAGGTTAATCGCAATCAGTCATCGCTTATTTCCTACCCTGTTCATGTTTAGTTCTGTGGGATGTATTAAATCACTCATGACGTGTCAACCATCGTTACATCACAAAAAAGATAAGGTGATTATGGAAATCTTTGATTAGATCTCTGGAAAACATCTCATAACAGCATAGTAAATACATAGcatacaatacatactgtacagtaggcttGCATTCGATCAATCTGTATTTATATCTGAGCTTTCTAGGAAATTTAAAAGTAAATGATTCACACACCTTTTTTCTTCCAACCGTGGATCAGCTTCCGAATCTGAATCGACTTCAGCATAGACAAATCATTAGACTCCACAAAGACAAGGTCGTCAGGCCCCTCTACCCCAACTTCATCACGCAGATGCGCTGCAATCGAGGATACTTCATCTTCAGAGATGTTACTGAGGATTCCGCGTATTGCGGACTTGATGTCTTCAATCATTTTAAGGACAGTTCCTATATGAAACCACAAGAAATAGCATGTTTCAATGGGACTACAGGAGCATTTCTTCTTCCATATGCAGACAGAGAGGAGTAATCAAGAAGCTCCTTGCTGTTTACACAAACAAATCTTTTACTGATATCCGTAGGTTCTAGTGAAAATACACGCAAGTCCATGTTCAGAATTGACTGGTGAACCCTTGCAACAATGTACACTTGTGAGTTGTCCTTTATAACTGCAAAGAGAACCTGTCCAAACAATAAACCCTTGTCATCTTTACCAATAACAATGTAATCCCCCTTTTAGTACTTTGTTCCTCGAAAAGTAAGCTCATAAGTAACTTGATCCGCAACTGTTGCATTAAGTACGTTCATACACCCTTGTAGTGCTTCTGCATACGTTTCTAAATGTAATGGAACTGTTCGTTTTGCATCAATAGCCACAGGGAAGAAAGTCCCAGCACACATGTAAGATTGTAATAGTTGATGCCTTTCTGCCAATGTAAGACACAAGTTCTTAAAGTTATGCAAATGACGCACACATCTTTTGAAAAAGGAATGCTTACTCTCAAACCTCATAGTCCATGTTCGAATTAGAGTACCGAACTGCAGTATCAGCATAGGGTAATGGTTTAGAAAATGATGCTTTGGTCGCATTCTACGCTCTGGAAAAAGTCGGTGACGCGACTCCAAGTACTCCTCGATAAGAAAACTCAGATTAGCAATTTCAGCCTCATCAATACTAGGAGTACATAGAAGTTCCACCATATCATGTAGCTGAAGAAAAAACAGCCAGACTGCGTCGTTTGGATCAGAAATTTTATCGCCAATAAGAACAGGCAAAAGCCTTACAAGGCACCAATTCTCTACTGCCTGTCCGCCCAAGTTTTCGCCATTTGGATTAACTTTACTTGGTTGATTGTTTCTATCTGACCCAAGATACTTGAACTGCATTATTCTTCTATTCAGGTCTGTGTATGTTAGCCACTTTTTCTGTTTGATGAAATAGGCTAAAATCAGTGCCACATCATAATTCAGAACCCCTTCAAATAGATCATGGCCAAGACAAGGTGGCAAACCTGAACATACATGAAAATATTCCAGTTCTTTAAAAATGGAGTCGAACTTGATCCCCTGTACAATTCTCATGCCCTGATCCTGGATATGTTGCAATGCTCTattataattgttttcatttcggATGAGACCAACAGCACATGGGTCGTCATGAAATTCTGTATTTGTAACTGAGCACCACCTACACCAACATGGAGTACTACTGAAGTTTTCTACGAATCCACCGATACAACGCGATCCAAGATTATCACCAGCAATAAAACTTAAGGCACCCTTTTACTGGATGCTGCTCGCCAGCTATGTCAATACCATTTAGTTCAAGATCTTTCAGATCATCAATCAATGGTCTTAGCAACTTTTCCTGTCCAAAGTACTTAAAATC is from Apostichopus japonicus isolate 1M-3 chromosome 16, ASM3797524v1, whole genome shotgun sequence and encodes:
- the LOC139983033 gene encoding uncharacterized protein isoform X3; the encoded protein is MVELLCTPSIDEAEIANLSFLIEEYLESRHRLFPERRMRPKHHFLNHYPMLILQFGTLIRTWTMRFERTVLKMIEDIKSAIRGILSNISEDEVSSIAAHLRDEVGVEGPDDLVFVESNDLSMLKSIQIRKLIHGWKKKDLPISSLSEVREEMSPFSEAGCLRFLDGSASGSKPLVSKKADHTNILYSKLALMES
- the LOC139983033 gene encoding uncharacterized protein isoform X1 — its product is MRIVQGIKFDSIFKELEYFHVCSGLPPCLGHDLFEGVLNYDVALILAYFIKQKKWLTYTDLNRRIMQFKYLGSDRNNQPSKVNPNGENLGGQAVENWCLVRLLPVLIGDKISDPNDAVWLFFLQLHDMVELLCTPSIDEAEIANLSFLIEEYLESRHRLFPERRMRPKHHFLNHYPMLILQFGTLIRTWTMRFERTVLKMIEDIKSAIRGILSNISEDEVSSIAAHLRDEVGVEGPDDLVFVESNDLSMLKSIQIRKLIHGWKKKDLPISSLSEVREEMSPFSEAGCLRFLDGSASGSKPLVSKKADHTNILYSKLALMES
- the LOC139983033 gene encoding uncharacterized protein isoform X2, translating into MRIVQGIKFDSIFKELEYFHVCSGLPPCLGHDLFEGVLNYDVALILAYFIKQKKWLTYTDLNRRIMQFKYLGSDRNNQPSKVNPNGENLGGQAVENWCLVRLLPVLIGDKISDPNDAVWLFFLQLHDMVELLCTPSIDEAEIANLSFLIEEYLESRHRLFPERRMRPKHHFLNHYPMLILQFGTLIRTWTMRFERTVLKMIEDIKSAIRGILSNISEDEVSSIAAHLRDEVGVEGPDDLVFVESNDLSMLKSIQIRKLIHGWKKKAQIYQYLHYLKSVRRCHPSQRQDASGFWMVRLLARSHWFPRRRIIPTYCIAS